In a single window of the Pandoraea pulmonicola genome:
- a CDS encoding LysR substrate-binding domain-containing protein produces the protein MDEDGEASMKIRQLEAFRALILRQTVTRAAEMLHVSQPAVTRLINDLEADIGFALFDRSNGRLNPTPEALVLFEEVERSFAGIDRIAQTAEQIKSLRRGSLHIAGAPALALEFLPTTLTGFMREHPGVSTTLLIHASSIVVDMVVGRRCDVGFIAHPLTHAGVNVETLHRAPMRCILPHGHRLADRDVIHPEDLRDESFVSYPKEFDGRMYIDSIFAERQIDRVMSAESQLSAAICVLVEHGAGVSIIDQVTARYAAGRVIVKPFEPTILSGFSLVTSNQHPPSQLAKAFVAYTKQRMLALFPG, from the coding sequence ATGGACGAGGATGGCGAGGCTTCGATGAAGATCCGGCAGTTGGAGGCATTTCGGGCGCTGATCCTGCGCCAGACGGTCACGCGGGCCGCCGAGATGCTTCACGTTTCGCAACCGGCGGTCACGCGTCTGATCAACGATCTGGAGGCCGACATAGGGTTTGCCCTATTCGATCGGAGCAACGGGCGCCTGAATCCGACGCCCGAAGCGCTGGTGCTGTTCGAGGAAGTCGAGCGCTCGTTCGCGGGGATCGATCGCATCGCGCAGACGGCCGAGCAGATCAAGTCGCTGCGGCGCGGGTCGTTGCATATCGCGGGCGCACCGGCGCTGGCGCTGGAGTTTCTGCCGACCACGCTGACCGGCTTCATGCGCGAACATCCCGGCGTGAGCACGACGCTGCTCATCCATGCGTCGAGCATCGTGGTCGACATGGTCGTCGGCCGCCGCTGCGACGTCGGCTTCATCGCGCATCCGCTCACGCATGCGGGCGTAAATGTGGAGACACTGCACCGCGCGCCGATGCGCTGCATCCTGCCGCACGGCCATCGGCTCGCGGATCGCGACGTGATCCATCCCGAGGACCTGCGCGACGAGTCATTCGTGTCCTATCCGAAGGAATTCGACGGCCGGATGTACATCGACAGCATCTTCGCCGAGCGCCAGATCGATCGCGTGATGAGTGCGGAGTCGCAACTGTCGGCAGCCATCTGCGTGCTGGTCGAGCATGGCGCGGGCGTGTCGATCATCGACCAGGTGACGGCGCGCTATGCGGCCGGACGCGTCATCGTCAAACCGTTCGAGCCGACCATCCTCTCGGGCTTTTCGCTGGTCACCTCCAACCAGCACCCGCCCTCGCAACTGGCCAAGGCGTTCGTGGCGTACACGAAGCAGCGCATGCTCGCCCTGTTTCCGGGGTGA
- a CDS encoding ABC transporter substrate-binding protein — MKTVVPQTLRKLGRAALVTAGAGLAGLVFAATTAHADTTLYVGAYGGSFEQMLKKDIIPGFERANPGTKVVIVPGDSTTTLAKLQAQKGKAGMDVVFLDDGPMYQAIQMGFCGKLAEAPVYHDLYDIAKFKNGSAVAAGLIATGIAYNTRLFQAKGWSAPTSWKELSDPKYKGKLVMPSIKNTYGLHALLVESKLNGGSDTNIDPGFREMEKIAPNVLSFDPSPGKIAELFQADEVALAVWGNGRVQALRQQGIPVEFVYPKEGAVALGMGMCVVDKSANDALAQKFVQTILSPQTQAVLAESQGVAPSNRKTQLSMAVAARVPSPAQIDKLVRVDWDVVNAKRADWTQRWNRQIER, encoded by the coding sequence ATGAAGACTGTCGTTCCCCAAACGCTTCGCAAGCTGGGCCGTGCGGCCCTCGTCACCGCTGGCGCCGGACTCGCTGGGCTTGTATTCGCCGCCACGACCGCGCATGCCGACACCACGCTGTACGTCGGCGCCTATGGCGGTTCGTTTGAGCAGATGCTCAAGAAGGACATCATTCCCGGATTCGAGCGGGCCAACCCGGGCACCAAGGTCGTGATCGTGCCGGGCGATTCGACGACGACGCTCGCGAAGCTCCAGGCGCAAAAAGGCAAGGCAGGCATGGACGTGGTCTTCCTCGACGACGGTCCGATGTATCAGGCGATCCAGATGGGCTTCTGCGGCAAGCTGGCCGAAGCGCCGGTCTATCACGATCTGTACGACATCGCGAAGTTCAAGAACGGCAGCGCCGTGGCCGCCGGCCTGATCGCCACGGGCATCGCCTACAACACACGGCTGTTCCAGGCGAAGGGCTGGTCGGCGCCGACGTCGTGGAAGGAACTGTCCGATCCGAAGTACAAGGGCAAGCTCGTGATGCCGAGCATCAAGAACACCTACGGACTGCACGCGCTGCTCGTCGAGTCGAAGCTCAACGGGGGCAGCGACACCAACATCGATCCGGGCTTCCGCGAGATGGAGAAGATCGCCCCGAACGTGCTGTCGTTCGATCCGTCGCCGGGCAAGATCGCCGAGCTGTTCCAGGCCGACGAAGTGGCCCTCGCCGTGTGGGGCAACGGTCGCGTGCAGGCATTGCGCCAGCAGGGGATTCCGGTCGAATTCGTCTACCCGAAGGAGGGCGCGGTGGCGCTCGGCATGGGCATGTGCGTGGTCGACAAGTCGGCCAACGATGCGCTCGCGCAGAAGTTCGTCCAGACGATTCTCTCGCCGCAGACGCAGGCCGTGCTCGCCGAGAGCCAGGGCGTGGCGCCCTCGAATCGCAAGACGCAGCTGTCGATGGCGGTGGCGGCCCGCGTGCCGTCGCCGGCGCAGATCGACAAGCTCGTGCGCGTCGACTGGGATGTGGTCAACGCCAAGCGCGCCGACTGGACGCAGCGTTGGAACCGTCAGATCGAGCGTTGA
- a CDS encoding isocitrate lyase/PEP mutase family protein, translating into MPRSTAEKRAAFRELHLAGCFVIPNPWDAGSAKYLEHAGFKAVASTSSGFAWSTGRPDNGVTRETVLAHLSTLVEATDLPVNADFESGFGHTPDDVAESVKLAVATGVAGLSIEDSTGDANTPLFPLDEAVARMRAARRAIDETGGDTLLIGRAENFFAGVPDLDDAIARLQAYAEAGADCLYAPGIQSAEQIRAVVTAVAPKPVNVLIGATSPITLQDLADLGVRRVSVGGALARAAWGGFIHAAQALAQGRFDGFEGAASGATLNGLFRQDA; encoded by the coding sequence ATGCCACGCAGCACCGCCGAAAAACGCGCCGCCTTTCGCGAACTCCATCTTGCCGGTTGCTTCGTCATCCCCAACCCGTGGGACGCCGGCAGCGCGAAATACCTCGAACACGCCGGCTTCAAGGCCGTCGCCTCGACCAGCTCCGGCTTCGCCTGGTCCACGGGCCGCCCCGATAACGGCGTGACGCGCGAGACCGTGCTGGCACACCTGAGCACGCTCGTCGAGGCGACCGACTTGCCCGTCAACGCCGACTTCGAAAGCGGCTTCGGACACACGCCCGACGACGTGGCCGAAAGCGTCAAGCTGGCCGTGGCCACCGGCGTCGCCGGGCTGTCCATCGAAGACTCGACGGGCGACGCCAATACCCCGCTCTTTCCCCTCGACGAAGCGGTCGCCCGCATGCGGGCGGCGCGCCGCGCCATCGACGAGACCGGTGGCGACACGCTGCTGATCGGCCGCGCCGAGAACTTCTTCGCCGGCGTGCCCGATCTCGACGACGCCATCGCGCGCCTCCAGGCCTATGCCGAGGCCGGCGCCGATTGCCTCTATGCGCCCGGCATCCAGTCGGCCGAGCAGATTCGCGCCGTCGTCACCGCCGTGGCGCCCAAGCCGGTCAACGTGCTGATCGGGGCGACGTCGCCCATTACGCTGCAGGATCTCGCCGATCTCGGCGTACGCCGGGTCAGCGTCGGCGGCGCCCTCGCCCGCGCCGCTTGGGGCGGCTTCATTCACGCCGCTCAGGCACTCGCGCAAGGCCGCTTCGACGGTTTCGAGGGTGCGGCAAGCGGCGCCACGCTCAACGGCCTGTTCCGGCAGGACGCGTGA
- a CDS encoding AraC family transcriptional regulator, with amino-acid sequence MKPETRIRYAQRLEPVLRWLADHPDATPDLYHLADLACLSPYHFHRIYRALMGETVNGTVQRIRMHRAAVALAGSEDSMRVVASRAGYESDAAFNRAFGALFGIPPGRYRNARSEPFDPQEPAMYPIVVESFPATTLAVLKHTGSYQEIGPLFARVFMLAAAHGLARPDTTGFGVYFDDPEQVPTDKLRSLAGVSVAADAPLAGDLERFEIPAGRCAMLTYTGPYNEMSKPYQWLFSEWLPASGLEPADFPMFEQYLNDPRSTPPAQLRTRICLPVK; translated from the coding sequence ATGAAACCCGAAACCCGTATTCGATATGCCCAGCGCCTGGAACCTGTCCTGCGCTGGCTGGCCGATCATCCGGACGCCACACCGGACCTTTATCACCTGGCGGATCTGGCCTGCCTGTCGCCGTACCATTTTCACCGCATCTATCGCGCGCTGATGGGCGAAACGGTGAACGGCACGGTGCAGCGCATTCGCATGCATCGCGCGGCGGTGGCACTCGCCGGGTCGGAGGATTCGATGCGCGTTGTGGCGTCGCGTGCCGGCTATGAGTCGGACGCCGCGTTCAACCGGGCCTTCGGGGCGCTGTTCGGCATTCCGCCGGGGCGCTATCGCAACGCCCGCTCCGAACCTTTCGATCCTCAGGAGCCCGCCATGTATCCCATTGTCGTCGAATCATTCCCCGCCACCACCCTCGCCGTGCTCAAGCACACCGGCAGCTACCAGGAGATCGGCCCGCTCTTCGCGCGCGTCTTCATGCTCGCCGCCGCCCACGGACTGGCCCGGCCCGACACCACCGGCTTCGGCGTCTACTTCGACGATCCGGAACAGGTGCCCACGGACAAGTTGCGCTCACTGGCCGGCGTGTCGGTCGCCGCCGACGCGCCCCTCGCCGGCGATCTGGAACGCTTCGAGATCCCGGCTGGACGCTGCGCCATGCTCACCTACACCGGCCCTTACAACGAGATGAGCAAACCGTATCAATGGCTCTTCTCGGAATGGCTGCCGGCCAGCGGGCTGGAACCGGCCGACTTCCCGATGTTCGAGCAGTACCTCAACGATCCACGCTCGACGCCGCCGGCACAGTTGCGCACACGGATTTGCCTGCCTGTGAAGTAA
- a CDS encoding ABC transporter permease, producing the protein MNQHDRNGAAALAFHTLFLVFILAPLVVVCLVAFTPDNFLSIPTQHFSLRWFTSLMSDEDFQSALRTSLWLGVTSATVSTALAVPTAMGLSRYRFPGRDAINSFLLSPLMIPPVVLGIAFLRLFTLLDMGGSFVSLVACHALLIFPYALRLIMAALAGQADEAERAARSLGAGRWTTFRRVTLPAIVPGVAGGWVLAFINSFDELTATIFVTSPTTITLPVRIYMNMSETVDPSVAAISTLLIGLTLAVMLVLDRIYGLNKVLVGNH; encoded by the coding sequence ATGAATCAGCATGATCGCAACGGTGCGGCCGCGCTCGCGTTTCACACGTTGTTTCTCGTCTTTATTCTCGCGCCGCTGGTCGTGGTGTGTCTGGTCGCCTTCACGCCGGACAATTTCCTGTCGATCCCGACGCAGCACTTCTCGCTGCGCTGGTTCACGTCGCTCATGAGCGACGAGGACTTCCAGTCGGCGCTGCGTACGAGCCTGTGGCTGGGCGTGACGTCGGCCACCGTTTCCACGGCGCTGGCGGTACCCACGGCGATGGGGCTCTCGCGCTATCGCTTTCCGGGGCGCGACGCCATCAATTCGTTCCTGCTCTCGCCGCTCATGATTCCGCCGGTGGTGCTGGGCATCGCGTTCCTGCGGCTGTTCACGCTGCTCGACATGGGCGGCTCGTTCGTGAGCCTGGTCGCATGCCATGCGCTGCTGATCTTCCCGTACGCGCTGCGGCTCATCATGGCGGCGCTCGCGGGACAGGCGGACGAAGCCGAGCGCGCGGCGCGCTCGCTGGGCGCGGGCCGCTGGACGACGTTCCGGCGCGTCACGCTCCCGGCGATCGTGCCGGGCGTGGCGGGCGGCTGGGTGCTGGCGTTCATCAACAGCTTCGACGAACTCACGGCCACCATCTTCGTGACCTCGCCCACGACGATCACGCTGCCGGTGCGCATCTACATGAACATGAGCGAGACGGTCGACCCGAGCGTCGCGGCGATCTCGACGCTGCTCATCGGGCTCACGTTGGCGGTCATGCTGGTGCTCGATCGCATCTACGGGCTCAACAAGGTTCTGGTTGGAAATCACTAA
- a CDS encoding ABC transporter ATP-binding protein, whose amino-acid sequence MSTPYLRLEQLGKRFGETVAVEGVDLSIAQGEFISLLGPSGCGKTTTLQMIAGFVAPSVGRILLEGRDLTPVPPEKRGLGIVFQSYALFPHMSVAQNVAFGLDMRRVDAAAKQRRVREALELVHLGQHAQRYPRELSGGQRQRVALARALVIAPPVLLLDEPLSNLDAKLREQMQDELRAIQRKVGTTTIMVTHDQAEALAISDRVVLLNMGRVVRIDTPHDVYEDPRATFAAHFIGQTNLITGRLDVRGDVAVLDARGHRLAVSPGGGLASHTGNGGPATFSLRPERIRLTSATAGRLAGRVGQRSFHGNHWVFTVSTALGELRVLVANDGVAAANDGEAVGLDWADDALRLVQEGA is encoded by the coding sequence ATGAGCACCCCATATTTGCGTCTCGAACAACTCGGCAAGCGTTTCGGTGAAACCGTTGCCGTGGAAGGCGTCGACCTGTCGATAGCGCAGGGCGAGTTCATTTCCTTGCTCGGCCCCTCGGGCTGCGGCAAGACCACGACGTTGCAGATGATTGCAGGTTTCGTCGCGCCGAGCGTCGGGCGCATTCTGCTCGAAGGCCGCGATCTCACGCCGGTGCCGCCGGAAAAGCGCGGGCTCGGGATCGTCTTCCAGAGCTACGCACTGTTCCCGCACATGAGCGTCGCGCAGAACGTGGCGTTCGGTCTGGACATGCGTCGCGTGGACGCCGCCGCCAAGCAGCGTCGCGTGCGGGAAGCGCTGGAACTGGTGCATCTCGGTCAGCACGCGCAGCGCTATCCGCGCGAGCTCTCGGGCGGCCAGCGCCAGCGCGTGGCGCTCGCCCGTGCGCTCGTGATCGCGCCGCCCGTGCTGCTGCTCGACGAGCCGCTGTCGAACCTCGACGCGAAACTGCGCGAGCAGATGCAGGACGAGCTGCGCGCGATTCAACGCAAGGTCGGCACGACCACCATCATGGTCACGCACGATCAGGCCGAGGCACTGGCGATCAGCGACCGCGTGGTGTTGCTCAACATGGGGCGCGTGGTGCGCATCGATACGCCGCACGACGTCTACGAGGACCCGCGCGCCACGTTCGCCGCGCATTTCATCGGCCAGACCAATCTCATCACCGGTCGTCTCGACGTGCGCGGCGACGTGGCCGTGCTTGACGCCCGGGGACATCGACTGGCGGTCTCGCCGGGCGGCGGTCTGGCGTCGCACACCGGCAACGGCGGCCCGGCCACGTTCAGTCTGAGACCCGAGCGCATTCGTCTGACGTCCGCCACGGCGGGGCGTCTGGCCGGGCGAGTCGGTCAGCGCAGCTTCCACGGCAATCATTGGGTCTTCACCGTGAGCACGGCGCTGGGCGAGTTGCGCGTGCTCGTGGCCAACGACGGCGTGGCGGCCGCGAACGATGGGGAAGCGGTCGGGCTGGATTGGGCCGACGACGCACTGCGTCTCGTGCAGGAGGGCGCATGA
- the mnmH gene encoding tRNA 2-selenouridine(34) synthase MnmH, producing MNPLRVPLERAGEFDEIVDVRTPLEFEEDHMPGAINAPVLGNEERVIVGTMYAQVSPFEATRVGAAMVARNIAAHLETTFADRPRNWRPLVYCWRGGKRSESMTVWMNMIGWRARQLEGGYKTYRRDVVTLLDTLPPTLDLIVLAGHTGSGKTRLLHALADAGAQTLDLEALAVHRGSLLGAMPNAGQPSQKSFDTAFVGALRSVDPARPVFVEAESRRIGRITLPESLMAAMRGTRCVEVSAAQSERIDLLMQDYAHLFANPDTFRGQLRKLVPLHGRAVVEQWLTLLERGERRELFEALITKHYDPAYSRSSRKMLGGLAQAIPFTFHPTAQDLRAQAQALLALTSQAGKSVCATVPAASSVDR from the coding sequence ATGAACCCGCTGCGCGTACCGCTCGAGCGTGCCGGTGAATTCGACGAGATCGTCGACGTGCGCACGCCTCTCGAATTCGAGGAAGACCATATGCCCGGGGCGATCAATGCGCCGGTCCTCGGCAACGAAGAGCGCGTCATCGTCGGCACGATGTACGCACAGGTGTCGCCGTTCGAAGCCACGCGCGTGGGCGCGGCGATGGTGGCGCGCAATATCGCCGCGCATCTCGAAACCACATTCGCCGACCGGCCTCGCAACTGGCGCCCGCTTGTGTATTGCTGGCGTGGCGGCAAGCGTTCCGAGTCGATGACGGTCTGGATGAACATGATCGGCTGGCGCGCGCGTCAGCTCGAAGGCGGCTACAAGACCTATCGGCGCGACGTCGTGACCTTGCTCGACACCTTGCCGCCGACGCTGGATCTGATCGTCCTGGCGGGGCATACCGGCAGCGGCAAGACGCGTCTGCTTCATGCGCTGGCCGACGCCGGAGCGCAGACGCTCGATCTCGAAGCGCTTGCCGTGCATCGCGGTTCGCTGCTCGGGGCCATGCCCAACGCCGGGCAGCCGTCGCAGAAGTCGTTCGACACCGCATTCGTCGGTGCGTTGCGCAGCGTCGATCCGGCGCGGCCGGTATTCGTCGAAGCGGAAAGCCGCCGCATCGGACGCATTACGCTGCCGGAATCGCTGATGGCGGCGATGCGCGGCACGCGGTGCGTCGAAGTGAGCGCTGCGCAGTCGGAGCGCATCGATCTGCTGATGCAGGACTACGCGCACCTCTTCGCGAATCCCGACACCTTCCGCGGACAACTGCGCAAGCTCGTGCCGCTGCACGGCCGTGCGGTGGTGGAGCAATGGTTGACGCTGCTCGAGCGTGGGGAGCGTCGCGAGTTGTTCGAGGCGCTCATCACGAAACATTACGACCCGGCGTATTCGCGCAGCTCCCGCAAGATGCTGGGCGGTCTCGCGCAGGCGATTCCGTTCACGTTCCATCCCACCGCGCAAGACCTGCGCGCTCAGGCGCAGGCCCTGCTTGCGCTTACTTCACAGGCAGGCAAATCCGTGTGCGCAACTGTGCCGGCGGCGTCGAGCGTGGATCGTTGA
- a CDS encoding class II aldolase/adducin family protein — MNQPPPPAAAHDAFAIPTPLGAPLPRPRVFDSVEAERADRKLRLAVAFRIFARFGLAEGIAGHITVRDPEFHDRFWVNRYAQHFSSIRPDDLILVDEAGHLHHGDGPVNAAAMAIHAGIHATLPHVTAAAHTHTTHGRAFSARTRPLAPINQEACLFFDDHVLFRGDVLVLGAEEGRRIAQTMGHKRAAVLLNHGLLTVGSSVDAAAYRFLAMERCAQVQLLAEAAGPLEVLGDAEAREVHRLLGSDYVAWLGYQGLYEQVLRECPDLLAR, encoded by the coding sequence ATGAATCAGCCGCCTCCCCCGGCCGCCGCGCACGATGCCTTTGCCATCCCCACGCCGCTCGGCGCGCCGCTGCCCAGGCCGCGCGTCTTCGATAGCGTCGAAGCGGAGCGCGCCGACCGGAAGCTGCGTCTGGCCGTCGCCTTCCGGATATTCGCGCGCTTCGGCCTGGCCGAAGGCATCGCCGGACACATCACCGTGCGCGACCCCGAGTTCCACGACCGCTTCTGGGTCAACCGCTACGCACAGCACTTCTCGTCCATTCGTCCGGACGATCTGATTCTCGTCGACGAGGCGGGCCACCTGCATCACGGCGACGGCCCGGTCAACGCCGCCGCCATGGCCATTCACGCAGGCATTCACGCTACGCTGCCCCATGTGACGGCCGCCGCGCACACCCACACCACGCACGGACGCGCCTTCTCGGCCCGCACCCGCCCACTCGCACCGATCAATCAGGAAGCGTGTCTGTTTTTCGACGATCACGTACTGTTCCGCGGCGACGTACTCGTCCTCGGCGCCGAGGAAGGCCGCCGCATCGCGCAGACGATGGGGCACAAGCGCGCGGCCGTGCTGCTCAATCACGGCCTGCTGACGGTCGGCTCGTCGGTGGACGCGGCTGCCTATCGCTTCCTCGCGATGGAGCGCTGCGCGCAGGTGCAGTTGCTCGCCGAAGCCGCCGGGCCGCTCGAAGTGCTCGGCGACGCCGAGGCCCGCGAGGTACATCGCCTGCTCGGTTCGGATTACGTCGCGTGGCTCGGCTACCAGGGGCTTTACGAGCAGGTGCTGCGCGAGTGCCCCGATCTGCTGGCGCGATAG
- a CDS encoding LysR substrate-binding domain-containing protein: MRLGVPSLSALQAFEASARHQNFAQAAQELALTHGAVCKRVGELEGHLGVALFERVKQRLVLTPAGAEYAKRIRVHLDQIRRDTLDVVQQGRETALEIAVGVTFAAQWLIPRLDDFYASTRDVRLHILGRDQPVFFDDSAFDAAIYFSTRLWPGMPGTALITDDTLMLVAAPRLLDGKPSLSLERIASLSWICPRDLPRVWDDWLASLGLPPGDAVRPQRSAQRYDMFIMAINAAVAGLGVALLPRVLIERELATGALVQAHAHTLASPQTIYYSTPAQRSDWAPLRQFDTWLRRAVDDYRASRSGHSRSTCS, encoded by the coding sequence ATGCGTCTGGGCGTTCCCAGCCTCTCGGCGTTGCAGGCTTTCGAGGCCAGCGCCCGTCATCAGAACTTCGCGCAGGCCGCGCAGGAACTCGCGCTCACGCATGGCGCCGTGTGCAAGCGGGTGGGCGAACTGGAGGGGCATCTGGGCGTTGCGCTCTTCGAGCGCGTAAAGCAGCGGCTGGTGCTCACGCCTGCCGGCGCGGAGTACGCCAAGCGCATCCGTGTGCATCTCGACCAGATCCGGCGCGATACGCTCGACGTCGTGCAGCAGGGACGGGAGACCGCGCTGGAAATCGCCGTCGGCGTCACGTTCGCGGCGCAGTGGCTGATTCCGCGACTCGACGACTTCTACGCCAGCACGCGCGACGTGCGTCTGCACATTCTCGGGCGCGACCAGCCGGTCTTCTTCGACGATTCGGCCTTCGACGCCGCCATCTACTTCAGCACCCGGCTGTGGCCCGGCATGCCCGGCACGGCGCTGATCACCGACGACACCCTCATGCTCGTGGCGGCGCCGCGTCTGCTCGATGGGAAGCCGTCGCTCTCGCTCGAACGGATCGCGTCGCTGTCATGGATCTGCCCGCGCGACCTGCCGCGCGTGTGGGACGACTGGCTGGCGTCGCTCGGCTTGCCGCCCGGCGACGCGGTGCGGCCACAGCGCAGCGCACAGCGTTACGACATGTTCATCATGGCGATCAACGCGGCCGTCGCGGGGCTCGGGGTGGCGTTGCTGCCGCGTGTGTTGATCGAGCGCGAACTGGCCACCGGCGCCCTCGTGCAGGCGCACGCGCACACGCTGGCCAGTCCGCAAACCATCTATTATTCGACGCCGGCGCAGCGCAGCGACTGGGCGCCATTGCGCCAGTTCGATACGTGGCTGCGTCGCGCCGTGGACGACTATCGCGCCAGCAGATCGGGGCACTCGCGCAGCACCTGCTCGTAA
- a CDS encoding NAD(P)/FAD-dependent oxidoreductase, translating into MQKTYDIAVIGGGLVGMAIAYGLAKRGQRVVVCDGEDNSLRAARGNFGLVWVQGKGSTCTNYARWSLHSANTWQGFADELLANTGVSVGFQRPGGFNIAQTPEELAVKTESMRQLQAAEPALCYEVLDHDALAERLPAIGPDVAGAIYSPNDGHVSPLYTLRALFAAFEKAGGEYAPNVRVTDIRPVGSAFRVKVGNATIDAGRVVLAAGLGNRDLAPMVGLSAPVKPLRGQILVTERVKPFLAYPTIYVRQTVEGSVMLGDSAEDVGFNDGVTPDVLADIARRGIAPFPLLKNVRVVRAWGALRVMTADGLPIYEASEACPGAFLATCHSGVTLAAAHCETIAPWILGAARPALLDQFYAKRFAA; encoded by the coding sequence ATGCAAAAGACATACGATATCGCCGTCATAGGCGGCGGCCTCGTCGGCATGGCGATCGCCTACGGGCTCGCCAAGCGCGGACAACGCGTCGTCGTGTGCGATGGCGAAGACAATTCGCTGCGTGCCGCACGCGGCAACTTCGGGCTGGTCTGGGTGCAAGGCAAGGGCTCGACCTGCACCAACTACGCGCGCTGGTCGCTGCACTCGGCCAACACGTGGCAGGGTTTCGCCGACGAGTTGCTGGCGAACACAGGCGTGTCGGTCGGCTTTCAACGCCCGGGCGGCTTCAACATCGCACAGACCCCCGAGGAACTCGCCGTCAAGACCGAGAGCATGCGACAGTTGCAGGCGGCCGAGCCGGCACTGTGCTACGAAGTGCTCGATCACGATGCGCTCGCCGAGCGTCTGCCGGCGATCGGCCCCGACGTGGCGGGCGCCATCTATTCGCCCAACGACGGCCACGTGAGCCCGCTGTACACACTGCGCGCGTTGTTCGCCGCGTTCGAGAAGGCGGGCGGCGAATATGCGCCCAACGTGCGCGTCACCGATATCCGGCCCGTGGGCAGCGCGTTTCGCGTGAAGGTGGGCAACGCGACGATCGACGCCGGACGCGTGGTGTTGGCCGCGGGGCTCGGCAACCGCGACCTCGCGCCGATGGTCGGGCTCAGTGCGCCAGTCAAGCCGTTGCGCGGCCAGATTCTCGTGACCGAGCGGGTCAAGCCGTTCCTCGCCTATCCCACGATCTATGTGCGTCAGACCGTCGAGGGCTCCGTGATGCTGGGCGACTCCGCGGAGGACGTGGGCTTCAACGACGGCGTGACGCCCGACGTGCTGGCCGACATCGCGCGGCGCGGCATCGCCCCGTTCCCGCTGCTCAAGAATGTGCGCGTCGTGCGCGCGTGGGGTGCGCTGCGCGTGATGACGGCGGATGGTTTGCCGATTTACGAGGCGTCCGAAGCCTGTCCCGGCGCGTTTCTCGCGACCTGCCACAGCGGCGTGACGCTTGCCGCCGCCCATTGTGAAACCATCGCGCCGTGGATTCTCGGCGCTGCGCGTCCCGCGCTTCTGGATCAGTTCTATGCCAAACGTTTCGCTGCTTAA
- a CDS encoding ABC transporter permease has protein sequence MNAATSRPTPPGAPAVPDMLAVRALSPEAARHRRAGWALVVPATLYFVVLLAVPLGLTFVLSLHGFDANLGGVLPTISLQHYVDILTDSYFYEIFLRTLLLSVGVTLLCVLVGVPEAYFLFRMRDPWRSLCLVLVLGPLLISVVVRTLGWSILLGREGLINTVLARLGLIEHPLQMLFTMGAVTVALVHVLVPLMVLSVWTSLTRLDPAVANAARSLGAGRATVMWRVVLPQITPGILSGSLIVFALTASAFATPALIGGRRLKVVATTAYDEFLGTLNWPLGAAIAIVLLIVNVAIISGYNRALEKRFTRRLG, from the coding sequence ATGAACGCCGCAACGTCGAGGCCCACCCCTCCCGGCGCACCGGCAGTGCCGGACATGCTGGCCGTGCGGGCGCTGTCGCCGGAGGCGGCCCGCCATCGCCGCGCCGGCTGGGCGCTGGTCGTGCCGGCGACGCTGTACTTCGTGGTGCTGCTGGCGGTGCCGCTCGGGCTCACATTCGTGCTGAGTCTGCACGGTTTCGACGCGAACCTCGGCGGCGTGCTGCCCACGATCTCGCTGCAGCATTACGTCGACATCCTGACCGACAGCTATTTCTACGAGATTTTCCTGCGCACGCTGCTGCTCTCGGTCGGCGTCACGCTGCTGTGCGTGCTGGTCGGTGTGCCGGAGGCGTACTTCCTGTTTCGCATGCGCGATCCGTGGCGCTCGCTGTGTCTCGTGCTGGTGCTCGGTCCGCTGCTCATTTCGGTCGTCGTGCGCACGCTGGGCTGGTCGATCCTGCTCGGCCGCGAGGGCCTCATCAACACCGTGCTTGCCCGCCTGGGGCTCATCGAGCATCCGTTGCAGATGCTGTTCACGATGGGCGCGGTCACGGTGGCGCTCGTGCACGTGCTGGTGCCGCTCATGGTGCTCTCGGTGTGGACCTCGCTCACGCGCCTCGATCCGGCCGTGGCGAACGCCGCGCGCTCGCTGGGCGCCGGGCGGGCCACGGTGATGTGGCGCGTCGTGTTGCCGCAGATCACGCCGGGCATTCTGTCGGGCAGCCTCATCGTGTTCGCGCTCACGGCGAGCGCGTTTGCGACCCCGGCGCTCATCGGCGGACGTCGCCTGAAGGTCGTGGCCACCACCGCCTACGACGAATTCCTCGGCACGCTGAATTGGCCGCTGGGCGCCGCCATCGCCATCGTGCTGCTGATCGTGAACGTGGCGATCATCAGTGGTTACAACCGTGCACTCGAGAAGCGCTTCACGCGTCGTCTCGGCTGA